One genomic segment of Coffea arabica cultivar ET-39 chromosome 6e, Coffea Arabica ET-39 HiFi, whole genome shotgun sequence includes these proteins:
- the LOC113697345 gene encoding mediator of RNA polymerase II transcription subunit 11-like isoform X2, giving the protein MDPQSQNTSLQRLQNVEKRIVRVLELAGSVMDELANPSSPRKELVNSHCSEFMQLIKDIQVTLREEIKSACEYRPFEKCDYVPRISNEICCKKLEHVIAQLDEMKHTIEGYHAAV; this is encoded by the exons ATGGATCCACAGAGCCAAAACACATCATTGCAACGGCTTCAAAATGTTGAAAAG AGAATAGTTAGGGTATTGGAGTTAGCTGGCAGCGTAATGGACGAACTGGCAAACCCTAGCAGTCCAAGAAAGGAGCTTGTTAATAGTCACTGCAGTGAATTTATGCAATTGATCAAG GACATCCAAGTGACACTGCGAGAAGAAATCAAAAGTGCCTGTGAGTATCGTCCTTTTGAGAAGTGTGACTACGTTCCAAGAATATCTAACGAGATCTGTTGCAAGAAACTGGAACATGTCATTGCACAGTTAGACGAAATGAAGCATACAATTGAAGGGTATCATGCTGCAGTTTGA
- the LOC113697345 gene encoding mediator of RNA polymerase II transcription subunit 11-like isoform X1 — MQTTYAMDPQSQNTSLQRLQNVEKRIVRVLELAGSVMDELANPSSPRKELVNSHCSEFMQLIKDIQVTLREEIKSACEYRPFEKCDYVPRISNEICCKKLEHVIAQLDEMKHTIEGYHAAV; from the exons ATGCAGACGACGTACGCCATGGATCCACAGAGCCAAAACACATCATTGCAACGGCTTCAAAATGTTGAAAAG AGAATAGTTAGGGTATTGGAGTTAGCTGGCAGCGTAATGGACGAACTGGCAAACCCTAGCAGTCCAAGAAAGGAGCTTGTTAATAGTCACTGCAGTGAATTTATGCAATTGATCAAG GACATCCAAGTGACACTGCGAGAAGAAATCAAAAGTGCCTGTGAGTATCGTCCTTTTGAGAAGTGTGACTACGTTCCAAGAATATCTAACGAGATCTGTTGCAAGAAACTGGAACATGTCATTGCACAGTTAGACGAAATGAAGCATACAATTGAAGGGTATCATGCTGCAGTTTGA